In Streptomyces sp. NBC_00390, the following are encoded in one genomic region:
- a CDS encoding IS5 family transposase, giving the protein MTDAEWAEVRSAMPVPAWLLKRGGRPEAYCHREILDAVRYLVDNGVKWTAMPVDFPYWRAVYDFFRRWRSYGYVRELHERLRRSARERSGRNAEPSAGVIDSQSVDASETVGEDSRGYDGGKSRDGRKRHILTDTEGLLLEVTVTTADVHDSKAAPALLETFMDQPGRLLKLVWVDSAYQGPALAKAFARHGVRTEVVRRSDGQRGFVVLARRWVVERTLSWLARSRRLNRDHERRPDHHAQMVWWAAVIRLSRRLAADAPRWPEKRPARLLRARA; this is encoded by the coding sequence ATGACGGATGCGGAGTGGGCCGAGGTCCGCTCGGCGATGCCGGTTCCGGCCTGGCTGCTGAAGCGGGGCGGGCGTCCGGAGGCGTACTGCCACCGCGAGATACTCGACGCGGTGCGCTACCTGGTCGACAACGGCGTGAAGTGGACGGCCATGCCGGTCGACTTCCCGTACTGGCGGGCGGTCTACGACTTCTTCCGCCGCTGGCGGTCCTACGGCTACGTGCGTGAACTGCACGAACGCCTGCGACGTTCGGCGAGGGAACGCTCGGGCCGCAACGCCGAGCCCAGTGCGGGAGTCATCGACAGTCAGTCGGTGGACGCCTCCGAGACCGTCGGCGAGGACAGCCGCGGATACGACGGCGGCAAGTCACGTGACGGCCGCAAGCGTCACATCCTGACCGACACCGAGGGCCTGCTCCTGGAGGTCACCGTGACCACGGCCGATGTGCACGACTCCAAGGCCGCCCCCGCACTGCTGGAGACGTTCATGGACCAGCCGGGCCGGCTGCTGAAACTGGTGTGGGTCGACAGTGCCTACCAGGGTCCGGCGCTGGCGAAGGCGTTCGCCCGCCACGGAGTCCGGACCGAGGTCGTGCGCCGCTCCGACGGACAACGCGGATTTGTCGTCCTGGCCCGCAGGTGGGTCGTGGAGCGCACGCTGAGCTGGCTGGCCCGCTCACGCCGCCTCAACCGCGACCACGAACGCCGCCCCGACCACCACGCCCAGATGGTGTGGTGGGCCGCCGTGATCAGGCTGTCCCGGCGCCTGGCCGCAGACGCTCCGCGCTGGCCGGAGAAACGCCCCGCCCGACTGCTGCGGGCACGGGCATGA
- a CDS encoding helix-turn-helix domain-containing protein, producing MGTGQDEGKRASLAEKLDRLIKLTTPEGGAPPPYGAIASAIDKAADKRVISPSYIWKLHKGEATNPRLGHLEALAQYFGVPTEYFLSDAVADRVDEQLKLLQALKTGAIRNLALRATELSAESLHTLNSVIDRLRTLEQPEEPS from the coding sequence ATGGGGACAGGCCAAGATGAGGGCAAGCGGGCATCTCTGGCCGAGAAGCTGGACCGCCTCATCAAACTCACTACGCCTGAGGGAGGGGCTCCTCCGCCGTACGGAGCGATCGCCAGTGCCATCGACAAGGCCGCCGACAAGCGCGTCATCTCACCCAGCTACATCTGGAAGCTGCACAAAGGGGAGGCCACGAATCCGCGACTGGGGCATCTGGAAGCACTCGCACAGTACTTCGGTGTGCCAACGGAGTACTTCCTCAGCGACGCTGTCGCCGATCGTGTGGACGAGCAACTCAAGCTTCTCCAGGCCCTCAAGACCGGCGCCATCCGCAACCTGGCATTGCGAGCCACCGAACTGTCAGCGGAGAGCCTTCACACGCTGAATAGCGTGATCGACCGCCTGCGAACCCTTGAGCAGCCAGAGGAACCGTCCTGA
- a CDS encoding AMP-binding protein, whose protein sequence is MPEPAPAPDPDRLDGLLSRAALTTPQKIALRGDRTQLTYAQLDERVSRCASVLRGKFHADGQLVALAAALDPSTAVAYYGTIRAGATVAIVNPHLRQENLVHALRTSSASVAIVTAEMHTRLKQVRDRLPSLRHVVLISGNEDKREAAATEGPASLDALIDNAHAVEERAGVGHPEDVACIQFTSGTTGPPKGVRLSHRNLIANAGQVARAHRLDGDAVMLNHLPLFHPMHLNAGVAAMATHILCAADDVADSIEAANAAGATHFYSLPVRLARLADDPRLPRLCLNTVRTILSGGSTLPPHAARTLSAHFGVATVQGYGLAETSPLTHADLPERPTPRSVGPPVEGTECRVVGVESREPLPSGKPGEVQVRGPQVMQGYLAGVEAPIDADGWLSTGDVGYIGDSGVLFLVDRLKDVFKCDNELVSPSEIETVLARHPQVADCAVVDVPHPYSGAVAHAFVVPRSAEAHPEAIVAETNEELADFERVRGIDFTDSIPRSPNGKVLRRELRERAKFNTTRRVAMVTVINRLTVSGDASEFERAISAITGYMKQQPGFIGHQLYRSRTNPQVYVETAEWTAAELHRKAMTADTFRNLVKDLGKVASAEPDVFEVVAD, encoded by the coding sequence GTGCCTGAACCAGCACCTGCCCCGGATCCGGACCGCCTGGACGGTCTGCTGAGCCGGGCCGCGCTAACCACGCCGCAAAAAATCGCGCTGCGCGGCGACCGCACACAGCTGACCTATGCACAGCTCGACGAGCGCGTGTCCCGCTGCGCTTCCGTGCTGCGCGGGAAGTTCCACGCAGACGGGCAGTTAGTCGCGCTGGCCGCGGCTCTGGACCCGTCGACAGCCGTCGCGTACTACGGAACTATCCGAGCCGGCGCCACGGTGGCGATCGTCAACCCGCACCTGCGCCAGGAGAACCTCGTCCACGCGCTGCGCACCTCCTCGGCGAGCGTCGCCATCGTGACAGCCGAGATGCACACCCGGCTCAAGCAGGTGCGGGACCGGCTGCCGTCGCTCAGGCACGTGGTATTGATCAGCGGGAACGAGGACAAGAGAGAGGCGGCGGCGACGGAGGGACCGGCGTCGCTGGATGCACTCATCGACAACGCGCACGCGGTCGAGGAGCGGGCCGGTGTCGGCCACCCCGAAGACGTGGCGTGCATCCAGTTCACCAGCGGCACGACCGGGCCGCCGAAAGGCGTCCGGCTCTCCCACCGCAACCTCATCGCCAACGCCGGGCAGGTGGCACGCGCGCACCGGCTCGACGGCGACGCGGTCATGCTCAACCATCTTCCTTTGTTCCACCCGATGCACCTCAACGCGGGCGTGGCGGCCATGGCCACCCACATCCTCTGCGCGGCCGACGACGTGGCGGACTCCATTGAGGCCGCCAACGCCGCAGGGGCAACACACTTCTACAGCCTGCCGGTCCGGCTGGCCCGGCTGGCAGACGACCCCCGATTGCCGCGTCTCTGTCTCAATACCGTGCGTACGATCCTCTCGGGCGGCTCCACCCTTCCCCCGCACGCCGCCCGAACGCTGTCCGCCCACTTCGGCGTTGCGACCGTGCAGGGCTACGGTCTGGCCGAAACATCCCCACTGACGCATGCTGACCTACCCGAACGGCCCACCCCCAGGTCGGTCGGCCCGCCCGTGGAGGGGACCGAATGCCGCGTCGTCGGTGTGGAGAGCCGTGAGCCGCTGCCATCCGGGAAACCCGGGGAGGTGCAGGTCCGCGGCCCGCAGGTGATGCAGGGATACCTCGCCGGTGTCGAGGCTCCCATCGACGCGGACGGATGGCTGTCCACCGGCGACGTCGGGTACATCGGGGACAGCGGGGTGCTGTTCCTGGTGGACCGCCTCAAGGACGTCTTCAAGTGCGACAACGAGCTGGTGTCACCCAGCGAGATCGAAACAGTTCTCGCCCGCCACCCGCAGGTCGCCGACTGCGCCGTGGTGGACGTGCCGCATCCGTACAGCGGGGCCGTCGCCCATGCCTTCGTCGTACCCCGAAGCGCCGAGGCCCACCCCGAGGCGATCGTCGCCGAAACGAACGAGGAACTCGCAGATTTCGAACGTGTGCGGGGAATCGACTTCACCGATTCCATCCCGCGCTCCCCCAACGGCAAGGTCCTGCGGCGCGAACTGCGCGAGCGGGCGAAATTCAACACCACTAGGAGGGTCGCCATGGTGACCGTCATCAACCGGCTTACGGTCTCGGGAGACGCGTCGGAGTTCGAGCGTGCCATCTCCGCCATCACCGGCTACATGAAGCAGCAGCCCGGATTTATCGGCCACCAGCTGTACCGCTCGCGCACGAACCCTCAGGTCTACGTGGAGACCGCCGAATGGACTGCGGCGGAGCTGCACCGCAAGGCCATGACGGCGGACACCTTTCGGAACCTGGTGAAGGACCTGGGCAAGGTCGCCTCGGCCGAGCCGGACGTCTTCGAGGTGGTGGCGGACTGA
- a CDS encoding class I SAM-dependent methyltransferase, translating to MLLSTRRTAVMRAGVELRVFDGLADGPAGADELAKRLGVHPRGMRVLLAALAAIGLLDVEDDAYRLAPGAEEVLVTSSPAYFGSAMRLASSDYEWQALGRLADAVRSGGTVLDENAETPEYSYWEDFAAYPTGNTSRVAAKLADLLADWATERPCLDVLDTACGHGYYGYTLAQRFPQAKVWDIDWANVLDVSVRHAERMGVRDRVELITGDMFSVPMGGPYDVTMITNVLHHFSEERATEMLTKLAQATKPDGKVAVVAITTDDRPPAEDPVPHLFSVLMLAWTHEGESHSMDAYRRMFAAAGLTPPRFHSLPGVPLRILLAERA from the coding sequence ATGTTGCTTTCGACCCGGCGGACCGCGGTGATGCGGGCTGGGGTCGAACTCCGCGTGTTCGACGGGCTGGCCGACGGGCCCGCGGGGGCCGATGAACTGGCGAAGCGTCTGGGCGTTCATCCCCGCGGCATGCGTGTCCTGCTCGCTGCCCTCGCAGCCATCGGGCTGCTCGACGTGGAAGACGACGCATACCGGCTCGCCCCGGGCGCTGAAGAGGTGCTGGTGACCTCGAGTCCTGCGTACTTCGGGTCCGCCATGCGGCTGGCCTCAAGCGATTACGAGTGGCAGGCCCTTGGACGGCTCGCCGACGCGGTGCGCTCCGGCGGCACCGTCCTCGATGAGAACGCCGAGACCCCGGAGTATTCCTACTGGGAGGACTTCGCCGCTTATCCCACCGGCAACACCTCCCGTGTGGCCGCAAAGCTCGCCGATCTCCTGGCCGACTGGGCGACGGAGCGCCCTTGTCTCGACGTCCTCGACACGGCCTGCGGCCACGGCTACTACGGCTACACACTGGCCCAGCGATTCCCTCAGGCGAAGGTGTGGGACATCGACTGGGCCAATGTGCTCGACGTGTCGGTTCGGCACGCCGAACGCATGGGCGTGCGCGACCGTGTGGAGCTCATCACCGGTGACATGTTCTCCGTGCCGATGGGCGGCCCTTACGACGTCACGATGATCACCAATGTGCTCCACCACTTCTCCGAAGAGCGGGCGACCGAGATGCTCACCAAGCTCGCCCAAGCGACGAAGCCGGACGGAAAGGTCGCCGTGGTGGCTATCACGACCGACGACCGGCCGCCCGCCGAGGATCCGGTTCCGCACCTGTTCTCCGTCCTGATGCTCGCATGGACCCACGAGGGTGAGTCACACAGCATGGATGCCTACCGGCGGATGTTCGCCGCGGCCGGACTCACTCCCCCGCGCTTCCACTCGCTGCCTGGCGTCCCCTTGCGCATCCTGCTGGCCGAACGCGCCTGA
- the rfbB gene encoding dTDP-glucose 4,6-dehydratase codes for MKVLVTGGAGFIGSHYVRSLLAGHYPSCRGAQVTVVDKVTYAGTTTSLPMLHRRLRFVRADICDPEPLREILPGHDVVVHFAAESHVDRSLGGAQEFVRTNVQGTHNLLECSRIARIPRVVQVSTDEVYGSIASGSWTEHSPLEPNSPYSASKAAADLIARSYWRTHGMDISITRCSNNYGPYQFPEKIIPLFVVNLLDGRPVPLYGDGSNVREWLHVDDHCRAIQAVVDRGRAGEVYNVGGGRELTNRDLTADILRLCGADWSHVRHVEDRKGHDLRYSLDDSKIRAELGFRNEVPFERGLADVVQWYQENRSWWEALRQRSAEGASGGLRPTTEAASH; via the coding sequence GTGAAAGTCCTCGTCACCGGTGGCGCCGGCTTCATCGGCTCCCACTACGTCCGCAGTCTCCTGGCCGGCCACTACCCTTCGTGCCGCGGTGCGCAGGTCACAGTGGTGGACAAGGTCACCTATGCCGGCACCACGACGAGCCTGCCGATGCTCCACCGGCGGCTCCGTTTCGTCCGTGCCGACATCTGCGACCCGGAACCACTCCGCGAGATACTGCCGGGACACGATGTCGTGGTCCATTTTGCCGCCGAATCCCATGTGGACCGCTCCCTTGGAGGGGCGCAGGAGTTTGTTCGCACCAATGTCCAAGGCACCCACAACCTCCTGGAATGCTCTCGGATCGCCCGGATCCCCCGAGTGGTTCAGGTTTCCACTGACGAGGTCTATGGAAGCATCGCCAGCGGTTCCTGGACAGAACACAGCCCGCTGGAGCCCAACTCCCCGTACTCCGCGTCTAAAGCGGCGGCAGACCTCATTGCCCGTTCGTACTGGCGCACCCACGGGATGGACATCTCCATCACCCGCTGCTCGAACAACTACGGGCCTTACCAGTTCCCGGAAAAGATCATCCCACTGTTCGTCGTGAACCTCCTCGACGGTAGGCCCGTGCCGCTGTACGGCGACGGATCGAACGTGCGGGAATGGCTGCATGTGGACGACCACTGCCGCGCGATCCAGGCAGTAGTGGACCGCGGAAGGGCTGGCGAGGTCTACAACGTCGGGGGAGGCCGAGAGCTGACCAACCGGGACCTGACCGCAGACATACTCCGCCTGTGCGGTGCCGACTGGAGCCATGTGCGCCATGTCGAGGACCGTAAAGGGCACGATCTGCGCTATTCGCTGGACGATTCGAAGATTCGCGCGGAACTCGGCTTCCGGAACGAGGTGCCGTTCGAACGCGGGCTCGCCGACGTGGTGCAGTGGTACCAGGAAAACCGCTCCTGGTGGGAGGCGCTGCGGCAACGCTCAGCGGAAGGGGCGTCCGGAGGACTCAGGCCAACTACTGAGGCTGCTTCACACTGA
- a CDS encoding SDR family NAD(P)-dependent oxidoreductase, producing the protein MELGLAGRAVLVTGGSRGIGRAVARAFAAEGALTGITYHRDEEAARDLAQELGSAEGRALAVRYVLGEPDSATAAVLAIEKAWGRLDVVVANAAELGGRRRPGVHCEDVPADEWQRLMDANLAGTLRTVQAGLPPMRRAGWGRIVLVSSHITRDGAPGQEFYGAAKAALHGFARSLTWDVSADGVLVNVVCPGLTLTQGVAADLPASVREGEAGRTPTRRLSTPEEVAAAVLFLGSPANGHINGEAITVAGGR; encoded by the coding sequence ATGGAACTGGGTCTGGCCGGACGGGCAGTGCTGGTCACAGGGGGAAGCCGGGGCATCGGACGAGCCGTCGCCCGGGCCTTCGCGGCGGAGGGAGCCCTGACCGGCATCACCTACCACCGAGACGAGGAGGCCGCCCGCGACCTGGCGCAAGAGCTCGGTTCCGCAGAAGGCCGCGCGCTCGCAGTGCGCTACGTGCTCGGGGAGCCGGACTCCGCCACAGCAGCCGTACTCGCGATCGAGAAGGCCTGGGGGCGCCTCGACGTCGTGGTGGCCAACGCCGCGGAGCTCGGCGGACGCCGTCGGCCCGGTGTGCACTGCGAGGACGTTCCGGCCGACGAGTGGCAGCGGCTGATGGACGCGAACCTCGCCGGCACCCTGAGAACCGTCCAGGCAGGACTTCCGCCGATGCGCCGTGCCGGCTGGGGGCGGATCGTGCTGGTCTCGTCTCACATCACCCGCGACGGCGCCCCCGGCCAGGAGTTCTATGGCGCGGCGAAGGCCGCACTGCACGGCTTCGCCCGGAGCCTGACGTGGGATGTCAGTGCGGACGGAGTGCTGGTGAACGTCGTCTGCCCGGGGCTGACGTTGACGCAAGGGGTAGCTGCAGACCTGCCCGCGTCGGTGCGTGAAGGCGAGGCGGGGCGCACTCCGACGAGGCGTCTATCCACACCGGAGGAGGTTGCCGCCGCAGTGCTGTTCCTCGGTTCCCCCGCCAATGGACACATCAACGGCGAGGCGATCACTGTGGCTGGCGGCCGCTGA
- a CDS encoding glucose-1-phosphate thymidylyltransferase encodes MKALVLSGGSGTRLRPLSYSMPKQLVPVGNVPVLFHCLDNLRDADITDVGIVVGDRGDDIRRAVGDGSAHGLRVTYIQQEAPLGLAHCVQISEPFLGREDFVMYLGDNVLVGGVAAHAERFRADCPDAQLLVAKVADPAEYGIAVLGADGSVERLVEKPSEPVGDTALIGVYFFTKEVHTAVRSIEPSARGELEITDAIEWLRRNGRQVRAEIFDGYWKDTGRIEDMLDCNRVLLGSLTPSQAGSVDAHSELIGSGPIVIEPGARIERSRIVGPVTIGAGTVVQDSTVGPCVSIGRNGLLEHAEVEDSIVMDGAAIRGVRGIHGSLIGRNTEVSQAPRFSHRHRLVVGDHSRIEAAA; translated from the coding sequence ATGAAGGCTCTCGTACTGTCCGGGGGCAGCGGCACTCGACTGCGCCCGTTGAGCTACTCCATGCCCAAACAGCTCGTGCCCGTCGGCAACGTACCGGTGCTCTTCCACTGCCTTGACAACCTCCGTGACGCCGACATCACAGACGTGGGCATCGTCGTCGGTGACCGCGGGGACGACATCCGCCGTGCGGTCGGGGACGGATCGGCGCACGGCCTGCGCGTCACCTACATCCAGCAGGAGGCCCCACTCGGCCTCGCCCACTGCGTCCAGATCTCCGAACCTTTTCTGGGCCGGGAAGACTTCGTCATGTATCTGGGGGACAACGTCCTCGTGGGCGGGGTGGCGGCTCATGCCGAGCGGTTCCGCGCCGACTGCCCGGACGCTCAGCTGCTGGTCGCCAAGGTCGCTGATCCGGCCGAGTACGGCATCGCCGTACTGGGAGCCGACGGCAGCGTCGAACGGCTGGTGGAGAAGCCCTCCGAACCAGTCGGCGACACCGCGCTGATCGGTGTGTACTTCTTCACCAAAGAAGTACACACCGCAGTGCGCAGCATCGAGCCAAGCGCCCGGGGCGAGCTGGAGATCACCGATGCCATCGAGTGGCTCCGACGCAACGGCAGGCAGGTCCGGGCGGAGATCTTCGATGGTTACTGGAAGGACACTGGCCGGATCGAGGACATGCTCGACTGCAACCGTGTGCTGCTGGGGTCACTCACCCCTTCACAGGCAGGGAGTGTCGACGCCCACAGCGAGCTGATCGGCTCCGGCCCGATCGTGATCGAGCCAGGCGCGAGGATCGAACGCTCCCGGATAGTGGGGCCGGTGACCATCGGTGCGGGAACCGTGGTGCAGGACAGCACTGTCGGTCCCTGCGTCTCCATCGGCCGCAACGGTCTGCTGGAGCACGCCGAAGTTGAGGATTCGATCGTCATGGACGGGGCCGCCATCCGCGGAGTGCGCGGCATCCATGGCTCGCTCATCGGACGCAACACCGAGGTCAGCCAGGCGCCCAGGTTCTCGCACCGCCATCGCCTGGTCGTGGGAGATCACTCGAGGATTGAGGCCGCGGCGTGA
- a CDS encoding FAD-dependent oxidoreductase — protein MTEGYELGAGTPQVLVVGAGPVGLTVAHELARRGVRVRLVDAADGPTPTSRAVATHARTLEIYDQMGVADAMTERGRRMQAFSMHRNGSQLVRLGAEYRATPTRFPFTLLLEQATTEEVLREAVADLGTDVEWGTRLDSLRQDGDVVEAVLRRKDGPAESVSTPWVVGCDGGHSTVRRLLKLPLIGDSTETWLIADAEVDMEAPQDSIHWIHVDGGTVMAVPFATPGKWRLLDTTVQSDSGRPDQVARRFSRKLTKGLGTRAQVRIPSWVSVFTIQQRMIQKMRVGRCFVAGDAAHVHSPASGQGLNTGIQEAFNLAWKLAMVIHGHAQYALLDSYSAERVPIGRDLLETTRKATRLVALKSALAAAAMPVVFAVVRRVPALRRRIEGKVIGRMSALRICYPDSPLTLPVTRQARRVAGPTPGERVTGFTAEGATDDPGWTAFVQELRDPRWTLLAFPDASGTATEPATSWLREAAERYGSWLSVRIVSRHVQPEAALPDPYAALTDRLGIREHVPVHPEAPSKTQTVPPGTQADGPLPDLYGTLADRLGIRKQGWLLIRPDAYLAARGDRLAADELSGALAALPIATSGPLPLRDAT, from the coding sequence ATGACCGAGGGCTACGAACTGGGCGCCGGTACACCCCAGGTGCTGGTTGTAGGGGCCGGCCCGGTCGGCCTGACCGTCGCCCACGAACTGGCCCGGCGCGGCGTGCGGGTACGTCTCGTGGACGCCGCCGACGGTCCGACTCCCACCAGCCGCGCGGTGGCCACCCATGCCCGCACCCTGGAGATCTACGACCAGATGGGCGTGGCCGATGCCATGACCGAACGGGGACGCAGGATGCAGGCGTTCAGCATGCATCGCAACGGATCGCAGCTGGTGCGGCTCGGCGCCGAGTACCGGGCGACCCCCACCCGCTTCCCCTTCACTCTGCTGCTCGAACAGGCCACCACCGAAGAGGTGTTGCGCGAGGCGGTGGCCGACCTTGGGACAGACGTGGAATGGGGGACGCGGCTGGATTCCCTGCGCCAGGACGGTGATGTGGTCGAGGCGGTGCTCCGCCGCAAGGACGGGCCCGCCGAAAGTGTCTCGACGCCCTGGGTCGTGGGATGCGACGGCGGGCACAGCACGGTGCGCCGACTGCTGAAGCTCCCCCTGATCGGCGATTCCACGGAAACGTGGCTGATCGCGGATGCCGAAGTGGACATGGAAGCACCACAGGACAGCATCCACTGGATACATGTCGACGGCGGAACGGTCATGGCCGTGCCGTTCGCGACGCCCGGCAAATGGCGACTGCTCGACACCACCGTGCAGTCGGATTCCGGCAGACCCGACCAGGTGGCCAGGCGTTTCTCCCGCAAGCTGACGAAAGGTCTGGGCACTCGAGCTCAGGTGCGGATACCCAGCTGGGTCTCCGTCTTCACCATCCAGCAGCGCATGATTCAGAAGATGCGGGTGGGTCGGTGCTTCGTGGCGGGCGACGCCGCCCACGTCCACAGCCCCGCCTCCGGACAGGGGCTCAACACCGGCATCCAGGAAGCATTCAATCTCGCCTGGAAACTGGCCATGGTCATCCACGGCCATGCGCAGTACGCCCTCCTCGACAGCTACTCCGCCGAGCGTGTCCCCATAGGCCGCGATCTGCTGGAGACCACCCGCAAGGCCACCCGCCTGGTGGCACTCAAGAGCGCACTGGCGGCGGCCGCGATGCCCGTGGTCTTCGCCGTCGTACGACGGGTGCCCGCGCTGCGGCGCCGGATCGAGGGCAAAGTCATCGGACGCATGTCGGCCCTGCGTATCTGCTATCCCGACAGCCCGCTCACCCTGCCCGTGACACGGCAAGCCCGCCGAGTCGCCGGCCCCACTCCGGGCGAGCGCGTGACCGGCTTTACCGCCGAGGGCGCCACCGACGACCCCGGATGGACGGCGTTCGTTCAGGAGCTGCGGGACCCGCGCTGGACTCTGCTCGCGTTCCCTGACGCCTCGGGCACCGCAACGGAGCCGGCCACTTCCTGGCTGCGCGAGGCAGCGGAACGGTACGGCTCCTGGCTTTCGGTCCGCATCGTCTCGCGGCACGTCCAGCCTGAAGCGGCGCTGCCCGACCCCTACGCGGCGCTCACCGACCGTCTCGGCATACGGGAGCACGTGCCGGTCCACCCCGAGGCGCCGTCAAAAACCCAAACCGTCCCGCCCGGCACACAAGCCGACGGCCCCCTGCCGGACTTGTACGGGACGCTCGCCGACCGACTTGGCATACGGAAGCAGGGGTGGCTGCTGATCCGCCCCGATGCGTACCTGGCCGCCCGCGGCGACCGCCTCGCCGCCGATGAGCTGTCCGGCGCGCTGGCGGCACTGCCCATCGCCACCTCCGGTCCGCTGCCGCTCCGGGACGCGACCTGA
- a CDS encoding methyltransferase, translated as MTSSKHADAMAAARDIGRLNTAYTQAKVLHSAVELGLFETLAAGPATVDTLCQRLRLHPRLAPDFLGALVGLGLLEYTEGQYRNSHAAQVLLVPGGPLSMNGSVVQHGRVHYGLWSSLTEALRDGRAKSGPQTPAGAVTDEQPDLETARAFMAHMDTFNSIVAPELARSVDWSRHRTFVDVGGARGNLAGLLVKAHPHLQGSVFDVPGLEPLFDEHMAGLRTRDKVSFQGGDFFSDPLPEADVVIFGHVLHDWPEQARRTLLERAFPAVRPGGVLLVYDAMIADGSFDAHAHLQSLICSLIRDGGSEYSESSCREWAEKAGFRVKDVIPLDTVTNDRLLVAVKDA; from the coding sequence ATGACGTCGTCCAAGCACGCCGATGCGATGGCCGCAGCCCGTGACATCGGGCGGCTCAACACCGCATACACCCAGGCAAAGGTGCTGCACAGCGCCGTGGAGCTTGGACTGTTCGAGACCCTGGCCGCAGGCCCCGCCACGGTCGACACGCTGTGCCAGCGTCTTCGCCTGCACCCCCGCCTCGCCCCGGACTTCCTCGGCGCACTGGTCGGCCTCGGCCTCCTGGAATACACAGAAGGCCAGTACCGCAACAGTCATGCCGCCCAGGTGCTTCTGGTACCGGGAGGACCGCTGTCGATGAACGGCAGCGTGGTCCAGCACGGAAGGGTCCATTACGGACTGTGGTCCAGCCTGACCGAGGCGCTGCGTGACGGCCGGGCGAAGTCGGGTCCGCAGACACCGGCCGGAGCGGTGACCGACGAGCAGCCCGACCTGGAAACGGCGAGGGCCTTCATGGCGCACATGGACACGTTCAACTCGATCGTCGCGCCCGAACTGGCACGCAGCGTGGACTGGAGCCGGCACCGCACCTTCGTCGACGTCGGAGGGGCACGCGGCAACCTGGCGGGCCTCCTGGTCAAAGCCCATCCGCACCTGCAGGGTTCGGTCTTCGACGTCCCCGGACTCGAGCCCCTCTTCGACGAGCACATGGCCGGGCTCCGCACCCGTGACAAGGTCTCCTTCCAGGGCGGTGACTTCTTCTCCGATCCGCTCCCCGAAGCCGACGTGGTCATCTTCGGGCATGTACTGCACGACTGGCCGGAACAGGCCCGCAGGACCCTGCTGGAGCGGGCCTTCCCGGCCGTCCGCCCCGGTGGTGTTCTGCTCGTATACGACGCCATGATCGCGGACGGCAGCTTCGACGCCCACGCCCACCTCCAGAGTCTGATCTGCAGCCTGATCCGCGACGGTGGTTCCGAATACTCCGAGAGCTCCTGCAGAGAGTGGGCGGAGAAGGCCGGCTTCCGGGTGAAGGACGTCATTCCCCTCGACACGGTGACCAACGACCGTCTGCTCGTTGCCGTCAAGGACGCCTGA
- a CDS encoding aromatase/cyclase, producing MSETTTSPVLATVHRGTAPVPPEFLFDVVADAEKWPQFFAPAVHAEYLERGDDTDVVRRWFLTPDEDVKVRTARRHLDRDGLRITLDDTEPDASRVSSRVEWTFTNVSDGAAEVELRHELVPAEGLTTADREALATELERNSAAQLAAVVDQGNRRELLEQLVLSFEDPLFVAGRPEDAYEVLYEADKWPDRIAHVSRLDMTEDVPGIQFFDMDTKTPDGVPHTTRSVRICLEPRLIVYKQTTLPPLLDAHTGHWRFTTTPEGLIVSARHTVTIKPSALSLLGEGTTIQDARKYLRNVLSANSMKNLQLAKAFAEDPTRA from the coding sequence GTGTCCGAAACGACAACTTCACCTGTGCTGGCCACGGTTCACCGCGGTACCGCCCCGGTGCCTCCCGAGTTCCTTTTCGACGTGGTCGCCGACGCCGAGAAGTGGCCGCAGTTCTTCGCTCCGGCCGTGCATGCCGAGTACCTCGAGCGCGGGGACGACACCGATGTCGTGCGGCGCTGGTTCCTCACCCCCGACGAGGATGTGAAGGTCCGTACCGCCCGGCGCCACCTGGACCGTGACGGGCTGAGGATCACCCTCGACGACACGGAGCCCGACGCATCGCGCGTCTCCTCCCGCGTCGAGTGGACGTTCACGAACGTCTCCGACGGGGCAGCGGAGGTCGAGCTACGCCACGAGCTGGTGCCCGCAGAGGGGCTCACGACCGCGGACCGTGAGGCCCTCGCGACGGAGCTCGAGCGCAACTCGGCCGCCCAGCTCGCCGCCGTAGTCGACCAGGGGAACCGGCGCGAGCTACTCGAGCAGCTCGTGCTCTCCTTCGAGGACCCGCTGTTCGTGGCCGGGCGGCCCGAGGACGCCTATGAGGTGCTCTACGAGGCGGACAAGTGGCCCGACCGCATCGCCCACGTGTCCCGCCTGGACATGACCGAAGACGTGCCAGGCATCCAGTTCTTCGACATGGACACCAAGACGCCCGACGGCGTACCGCACACCACGCGCTCGGTCCGGATATGCCTGGAACCCAGGCTGATCGTCTACAAGCAGACCACGCTGCCGCCCCTGCTGGATGCGCACACGGGCCACTGGCGATTCACGACGACGCCCGAGGGCCTGATCGTGTCGGCCCGCCACACCGTCACCATCAAGCCTTCCGCACTGTCGCTTCTGGGCGAGGGAACGACCATCCAGGACGCCCGGAAGTACCTCCGCAATGTCCTCAGCGCCAACAGCATGAAGAACCTGCAGCTCGCCAAGGCCTTTGCCGAGGACCCGACCCGTGCCTGA